The Symphalangus syndactylus isolate Jambi chromosome 3, NHGRI_mSymSyn1-v2.1_pri, whole genome shotgun sequence genome has a segment encoding these proteins:
- the SCN3B gene encoding sodium channel regulatory subunit beta-3, which yields MPAFNRLLPPASLVLIYWVSVCFPVCVEVPSETEAVQGNPMKLRCISCMKREEVEATTVVEWFYRPEGGKDFLIYEYRNGHQEVESPFQGRLQWNGSKDLQDVSITVLNVTLNDSGLYTCNVSREFEFEAHRPFVKTTRLIPLRVTEEAGEDFTSVVSEIMMYILLVFLTLWLLIEMIYCYRKVSKAEEAAQENASDYLAIPSENKENSAVPVEE from the exons ATGCCTGCCTTCAATAGATTGCTTCCCCCGGCTTCTCTCGTGCTTATCTACTGGG TCAGTGTCTGCTTCCCTGTGTGTGTGGAAGTGCCCTCGGAGACAGAGGCCGTGCAGGGCAACCCCATGAAGCTGCGCTGCATCTCCTGCATGAAGAGAGAGGAGGTGGAGGCCACCACGGTGGTGGAATGGTTCTACAGGCCTGAGGGCGGTAAAGATTTCCTT ATCTATGAGTATCGGAATGGCCACCAGGAGGTGGAGAGCCCCTTTCAGGGGCGCCTGCAGTGGAATGGCAGCAAGGACCTGCAGGACGTGTCCATCACTGTGCTCAATGTCACTCTGAACGACTCTGGCCTCTACACCTGCAATGTGTCCCGGGAGTTTGAGTTTGAGGCGCATCGGCCCTTTGTGAAGACGACGCGGCTGATCCCCCTAAGAGTCACCGAGGagg cTGGAGAGGACTTCACCTCTGTGGTCTCAGAAATCATGATGTACATCCTTCTGGTCTTCCTCACCTTGTGGCTGCTCATCGAGATGATATATTGCTACAGAAAGGTCTCAAAAGCCGAAGAGGCAGCCCAAGAAAATGC GTCTGACTACCTTGCCATCCCATCTGAGAACAAGGAGAACTCTGCGGTACCAGTGGAGGAATAG